A portion of the Musa acuminata AAA Group cultivar baxijiao chromosome BXJ1-1, Cavendish_Baxijiao_AAA, whole genome shotgun sequence genome contains these proteins:
- the LOC135677092 gene encoding DNAJ protein JJJ1 homolog codes for MAAEPRKRCLYEVLGVQRDCSQEEIRSAYKRLALQLHPDKVAASGTVDATSATAAFQELLHAYEVLSDPKERAWYDSHRSQILFSDPSAASKSHRPSAFFDLDLFSFFSNSVFSGYSDSGKGFYKVYGDLFAKVYAQEIWFAKELGLGADAVTPAPLIGNLECPYTQVTAFYSYWLGFCTVMDFGWVDEYDASMGPNRRTRRAMEDENKKLRKKARREYNDTVRGLAAFVKKRDKRVVDMMVKKKLAEEKHRAEEKARKKEEERKKMEKAKLFEEPEWTQSNEQEDDFHELEDDDDDHKKKGREEFYCVVCNKKFKSDKQWKNHEQSKKHKDKVAELRMAFKEEDEEFLEEEGDVEVHVSFDYEPPESEDSDVVEEFSDKLREDLELPESNDDAEHLGERDDEASILEAMVAGRKNRKNNSLKQHDSSLNDIYHPDNGEQSSMDYVSQRRGRRHRTSRTGTSKADSEVKKERGETSREDTEVKNHETSTEYHNEASSLLVEETTVINKKDRPTGKNQKSKKQQVDGKGAGKKVAPADTNNLPKGRKQKANSKAPSNACETCGETFETRNKLFAHLGDTGHASLKSR; via the exons ATGGCTGCGGAGCCGCGGAAGCGGTGCCTCTACGAGGTCCTCGGTGTTCAGCGAGATTGCTCCCAGGAGGAGATCCGCTCCGCTTACAAACGCCTCGCCCTCCAGCTCCATCCCGACAAGGTCGCTGCCTCGGGCACCGTCGACGCAACCTCCGCCACCGCCGCGTTTCAGGAGCTCCTCCACGCCTATGAGGTCCTCTCCGACCCGAAGGAGCGTGCCTGGTACGACTCTCATCGCTCCCAGATCCTATTTTCCGACCCCTCCGCCGCCTCCAAGTCTCACCGGCCCTCCGCCTTCTTTGACCTCGATCTATTCTCTTTCTTCTCCAACTCCGTCTTTTCCGGCTACTCTGACTCCGGCAAGGGCTTCTACAAGGTCTATGGCGACCTCTTCGCTAAGGTCTACGCCCAGGAGATATGGTTTGCAAAGGAATTGGGTTTGGGAGCCGATGCCGTGACTCCTGCTCCCCTTATTGGTAATCTGGAATGTCCGTATACACAAGTTACTGCCTTCTACAGTTATTGGCTCGGATTCTGCACGGTGATGGACTTTGGATGGGTAGACGAGTACGATGCTTCAATGGGACCTAACCGGAGGACAAGACGTGCAATGGAGGACGAGAACAAGAAATTAAGGAAGAAGGCAAGGAGAGAATACAATGATACAGTCCGGGGACTTGCAGCATTTGTGAAGAAACGGGATAAGAGGGTGGTTGATATGATGGTAAAGAAGAAATTGGCCGAAGAGAAGCATCGAGCAGAGGAGAAAGCaaggaagaaggaggaggaaaggaagaagatgGAGAAGGCAAAGCTATTTGAAGAGCCCGAGTGGACACAGAGTAACGAGCAGGAGGATGACTTCCATGAGttggaagatgatgatgatgatcataaaAAGAAGGGCAGGGAGGAGTTCTATTGTGTGGTGTGCAATAAGAAGTTTAAGTCAGATAAGCAGTGGAAGAATCATGAGCAGTCAAAGAAGCACAAGGATAAGGTTGCAGAACTGAGGATGGCATTCAAGGAGGAGGATGAAGAGTTTTTAGAAGAGGAGGGTGACGTTGAAGTCCATGTGAGCTTTGATTATGAACCTCCAGAGTCAGAGGACAGCGATGTGGTTGAGGAGTTTTCTGATAAGTTAAGGGAAGATTTAGAATTGCCAGAGTCTAATGATGATGCTGAGCATCTAGGGGAGAGGGATGATGAAGCTAGCATTTTGGAAGCAATGGTAGCAGGGCGTAAGAATAGGAAAAATAACTCTTTGAAACAGCATGATTCATCATTGAATGACATTTATCATCCTGATAATGGTGAGCAAAGCAGCATGGACTATGTTAGCCAAAGAAGAGGCCGTAGGCATCGAACATCAAGAACAGGGACCAGCAAAGCTGATTCTGAAGTTAAGAAGGAGAGGGGTGAAACTAGTAGGGAGGATACTGAGGTTAAAAACCATGAAACAAGCACAGAGTATCACAATGAGGCTTCTTCCTTATTAGTTGAGGAGACAACTGTGATTAATAAAAAGGATCGGCCTACAGGAAAGAATCAGAAGTCCAAAAAACAACAGGTAGATGGCAAAGGTGCAGGAAAGAAAGTTGCACCTGCTGACACAAACAACTTACCAAAAGGAAGGAAACAAAAG GCTAATTCAAAAGCGCCGAGTAATGCATGTGAGACATGTGGGGAGACCTTTGAAACAAG GAATAAATTGTTTGCACATTTGGGCGACACTGGCCATGCTTCTCTCAAGTCAAGGTGA
- the LOC135677118 gene encoding PLASMODESMATA CALLOSE-BINDING PROTEIN 3-like isoform X2 — protein MRSTIVDAAWCVCRSDMSNTALQKALDYACGAGADCTPIIQNGACYNPNTVLAHCSYAANSYYQRKGQAQGACDFAGTASLTSTDPGGNGCTYPATSSVAGTSGTPTTTTPTSGTPAIGTPTSTSTTPPTTTTTPTTFSPPTTGATPTGTGGVLGGLGPTGTTSSIDGSDGGLLRGAEVASLLSTLFLSSLFLLRL, from the exons ATGAGATCAACTATTGTGG ATGCTGCTTGGTGTGTGTGCCGATCTGATATGAGCAACACTGCTCTGCAAAAGGCACTGGACTATGCTTGTGGAGCTGGGGCTGACTGCACTCCTATCATTCAGAATGGGGCATGCTACAACCCCAACACAGTGCTCGCCCACTGCTCTTACGCTGCCAATAGCTATTACCAGAGGAAGGGTCAGGCCCAAGGAGCCTGTGACTTTGCAGGCACTGCCTCTCTTACATCAACAGATCCAG GGGGGAATGGTTGCACATACCCTGCGACTTCCAG TGTTGCAGGAACTTCCGGCACTCCAACAACCACCACCCCAACGAGCGGCACCCCCGCAATCGGCACTCCGACAAGCACAAGCACCACTCCCCCAACCACGACGACGACTCCTACAACCTTCAGCCCTCCAACCACAGGCGCCACCCCCACGGGGACCGGAGGGGTGCTGGGAGGACTGGGCCCCACTGGTACAACCAGTAGCATTGATGGTAGTGATGGGGGCTTGCTCCGAGGGGCTGAGGTGGCCTCACTCCTATCAACTCTCTTTCTGTCGTCCTTGTTCCTGTTGAGGTTATGA
- the LOC135677118 gene encoding PLASMODESMATA CALLOSE-BINDING PROTEIN 3-like isoform X1: protein MATFLLLVLAVAMSSGSDAAWCVCRSDMSNTALQKALDYACGAGADCTPIIQNGACYNPNTVLAHCSYAANSYYQRKGQAQGACDFAGTASLTSTDPGGNGCTYPATSSVAGTSGTPTTTTPTSGTPAIGTPTSTSTTPPTTTTTPTTFSPPTTGATPTGTGGVLGGLGPTGTTSSIDGSDGGLLRGAEVASLLSTLFLSSLFLLRL, encoded by the exons ATGGCTACTTTCCTGCTCCTCGTGCTCGCCGTCGCCATGTCTAGTGGTTCAG ATGCTGCTTGGTGTGTGTGCCGATCTGATATGAGCAACACTGCTCTGCAAAAGGCACTGGACTATGCTTGTGGAGCTGGGGCTGACTGCACTCCTATCATTCAGAATGGGGCATGCTACAACCCCAACACAGTGCTCGCCCACTGCTCTTACGCTGCCAATAGCTATTACCAGAGGAAGGGTCAGGCCCAAGGAGCCTGTGACTTTGCAGGCACTGCCTCTCTTACATCAACAGATCCAG GGGGGAATGGTTGCACATACCCTGCGACTTCCAG TGTTGCAGGAACTTCCGGCACTCCAACAACCACCACCCCAACGAGCGGCACCCCCGCAATCGGCACTCCGACAAGCACAAGCACCACTCCCCCAACCACGACGACGACTCCTACAACCTTCAGCCCTCCAACCACAGGCGCCACCCCCACGGGGACCGGAGGGGTGCTGGGAGGACTGGGCCCCACTGGTACAACCAGTAGCATTGATGGTAGTGATGGGGGCTTGCTCCGAGGGGCTGAGGTGGCCTCACTCCTATCAACTCTCTTTCTGTCGTCCTTGTTCCTGTTGAGGTTATGA